Genomic DNA from Prunus persica cultivar Lovell chromosome G1, Prunus_persica_NCBIv2, whole genome shotgun sequence:
GAAATTCAGTAAAAGATACATAAGGTCAATTGGTGAGCTAGTGGGAAATCAAAGCCTGCTCTGTGCTTCTCCCCAACACCACAAACTAATTCGTGGCCAACTAACCAATTTGTTCTCCACGAGCTCTTTATCAATTTTCATCAAACAGTTTGATAAACTCATTGTTGATGCTCTAGGAGGCTGGGAACACAGAAGCACTGTGGTTATACAAGATGAAGCACTTAAGGTAAACAAACATTAAGGATTGCAAGTTCTGGATCGAAGCCcaaaactttaattaattgtaaAAATAACCCAACAATCAGCTTTTATAACTATACTATACTCTATCATGGGCTCAATAAGATTATTGAGCCAAAGCAAACATTCAAAACTAGTTCTGTTTGTGATTCTTATTTAATAAGGTGTTTGatgtaaatttcattttgagcAGATAACTTGCAAAGCTATGTGCAAGATGTTGATAAGCGTGGAAAGCGGATATGAGTTAGAGGTGTTAGAGAAGGAGGTCGCTCATGTTTGTGAAGCAATGCTTGCATTACCTCTGAGGTTACCCGGGACTCGGTTTTACAAAGGCCTTCAGGTAAATAACTCTTCAAAATTAAAGCACAAGAGCTCATAGATGGGATTGTAGGCTCAAATTGTCAAGAAGTAACCTTTGTCAAGTATGATCGTTTCATTTAGGCCAGAAAGAAAATCATGGCCATAATTGGGAAGGCAATGAGTGAAAGGAGAAGAGGGTTACAAGCAAATGGTGAAGATTTTCTACAACGGCTTTTGGATGAGGATGGTAAAGCATGCAACGGAGCAACCACTAATGGCGGTGGGCTAACAGATGAGGAGATCCAAGATAATATATTAACCATGATTATTGCAGGTCAGGATACAACAGCCAGTGCAATGACATGGATGGTCAAATTCTTAGATGAAAACCCAGAGGTCCTTGACATTCTTCTAGTAAGGGAAAAAGCATGGAAGTTTTTTGTTCtgtattttcttctcttaatTCTTCTGGTTTGAAAACGCTTGTAGACTGGTAATCTTGTATACTTGTTTATTGTAACAGAGAGAACAACTTGGCTTGGCTAGAAAAGTTTCGTCCAAGTCATTTCTGACACTGGAAAGTATTAACGACATGCCCTATGCTTCTAAGGTGGTAAAAGAATCCCTAAGGTTGGCATCCATCGTGCCATGGTTTCCAAGACTAGTTCTCGAGGATTGCGAGATGGAAGGTTCGATTCATTGAAACATAGTTTATGCGTTTCAATTGTTCTATAGCTCACAAAATTGAACTTGATGATTGATTTGTGTTTCTGTTGCTGCAATAGGATTTAAGATCAAGAGAGGGTGGAATGTGAACGTTGATGCTAAATCAGTACACCTTGATCCTACGGTTTACAATGATCCCAACAAGTTCAATCCGTCAAGATTTGACGTGAGCATGAATGCAGCTGGCTTCAAATTCATTCACCTCAATTCTTGTTAAAAGTACATGTCTAAAGAGAAGTTGCATAATTCGACTTTGTCTGTCACAAACTGCAGGATGAATCGAAAATTCCATACAGCTTCTTGGCTTTTGGGATGGGAGGGAGGACATGCCTGGGGATGAATATGGCCAAGGCCATGATGCTAGTATTTCTCCACCGTCTCACCACTACTTACAGGTCACATgatctcattttcttcttttctgtctCATTGAATTACACTACAAAAAATGTCTTTTGCGGCAAAAAATTTGTCGGCACATAACAAaattcgtcgggagaggtcaaACCGACAAATATTCGTTGGAAAGGtctatccaaaaaaaaaatacattggTTGGGAGAGATTTGGTCGAGAaagcgttttttttttttttttttttttttttttggggtcgtGACTTAAGGCTAgtaattaggggtgggcatcgggaccAGAACACCTAGTCGGACTGATGAAAAAAAGGGAGGCAAAAAccaattgaccaaaaaagtcaacaaattgGACCGAAACCGATTCCAATCGGTTCTGGTTTCAATTTTACACCGcaccaaaccgaaccggacttgttgtattattttattttattttatttcaaaattttaaaatccaatgctatattttaaattttagaattaatatttttccaaattcaacttcaaaaaatttctcattgTATGAATTGGgtcatttgttaatttttaagcccaaaaaaataacttttttattataaattttattttaaaaaaatttaaaaaaataataatcctgTTCAAAATTGAAACCGATCAGACCGAACCGgccagtttttaaaaaaaatttgcttaAATCGGACCGAACTGAACTGATTAAATAATACCAATTTCGGTTCTGAtttgaggtgagaaccggaccgtgcccacccctactagCAATCATCAGTACTAAACTAACCAATGTGGCATGCCAAAATGCATATTTAGCAAAAGATATATCTAAATTGGATTGTACTTTCATACAAACAAATAATTGATAGTCGTTGATTGACGAAATTTGAAATCATTCAGGTGGAAGGTGATTAACTCAGATGTCAGCATTGAAAAATGGGGACTTTTCTCAAAACTAAGAAGTGGTTGTCCAGTGACCATAACGTGTATCACCGAGAATGTTATTCCTTAATATGATGCTATTGTTTAGTATCTGTTATCAATATTCAAACAATATACTCAGCATACAAGTTACAGAATTTCTCCTGAGTTGAATATTGGGTAATAGTAGTAGTGATATGGGCAGTTACAATTAGGTTCATAAAAGTGTAATTGCCAAATGATATAGATGTAATGTAACATCCATCTTGTCTGCTAGTCCCATGATCTCTGGGAAGAATTTCAAATAATCTAAGACcaaatgttttgtttattgaaaGAAACAGACTAAATAAACTCTGGTTTTGGATCAGATGAAGGCAAAGTTTCAATATATCTTATTGTTCAACTTAATTCATGGAACAAAAGCTCACACCCTTTCGAATTGGACAGAAAGAAAACCCTCTAATATAGGGCAAACGACAAGGACCACCAAAATTGACTCTAGAACTTGTACCCAAAAAATTGACTATTGGTAGAATCTCTTATCTGTCTTccattttggaatttttttgataaaaacaaaCTGGCCATGCTTGAGATCATTCAACTAAAAGACTACAATGACATGTAAACGTGGTCTAGCTCAATGAAAAAGGGTTTTATAGTTTGCAGACCAGAGGTCTTAGGTTCAAATTCTCACAACATTATAGTTGTGAGTGCGTAAGAGAAATTTCTCTCTGTCTTGTAATGTAGACTAACgtttatactaaaaaaaaaagacactgACTAAAACACTACACAGGATAGCCAAACTCTGAGTCTTGAAAGCCCTGAGGCCCCTCTGA
This window encodes:
- the LOC18793605 gene encoding abscisic acid 8'-hydroxylase 3 isoform X1, which produces MPSMLPYHEAYSFGCYAVIIVLGALSCLIYHIIKSNNQESRADIPPGSQGLPLIGETLQFMAAINSGKGFYEFVRLRRLRHGNCFRTNIFGATDVFVSSRESAKAILNNDSGKFSKRYIRSIGELVGNQSLLCASPQHHKLIRGQLTNLFSTSSLSIFIKQFDKLIVDALGGWEHRSTVVIQDEALKITCKAMCKMLISVESGYELEVLEKEVAHVCEAMLALPLRLPGTRFYKGLQARKKIMAIIGKAMSERRRGLQANGEDFLQRLLDEDGKACNGATTNGGGLTDEEIQDNILTMIIAGQDTTASAMTWMVKFLDENPEVLDILLREQLGLARKVSSKSFLTLESINDMPYASKVVKESLRLASIVPWFPRLVLEDCEMEGFKIKRGWNVNVDAKSVHLDPTVYNDPNKFNPSRFDDESKIPYSFLAFGMGGRTCLGMNMAKAMMLVFLHRLTTTYRWKVINSDVSIEKWGLFSKLRSGCPVTITCITENVIP
- the LOC18793605 gene encoding abscisic acid 8'-hydroxylase 3 isoform X2, whose product is MPSMLPYHEAYSFGCYAVIIVLGALSCLIYHIIKSNNQESRADIPPGSQGLPLIGETLQFMAAINSGKGFYEFVRLRRLRHGNCFRTNIFGATDVFVSSRESAKAILNNDSGKFSKRYIRSIGELVGNQSLLCASPQHHKLIRGQLTNLFSTSSLSIFIKQFDKLIVDALGGWEHRSTVVIQDEALKITCKAMCKMLISVESGYELEVLEKEVAHVCEAMLALPLRLPGTRFYKGLQARKKIMAIIGKAMSERRRGLQANGEDFLQRLLDEDGKACNGATTNGGGLTDEEIQDNILTMIIAGQDTTASAMTWMVKFLDENPEREQLGLARKVSSKSFLTLESINDMPYASKVVKESLRLASIVPWFPRLVLEDCEMEGFKIKRGWNVNVDAKSVHLDPTVYNDPNKFNPSRFDDESKIPYSFLAFGMGGRTCLGMNMAKAMMLVFLHRLTTTYRWKVINSDVSIEKWGLFSKLRSGCPVTITCITENVIP